Genomic DNA from Verrucomicrobiota bacterium:
GATCTTCAGGTTGATTTCGTCTTTGCTGACTGCGTAAGAGTTTCGGATGTCGAAGATGCCAACGTAAGTGGCAAGCTGGTTTTGAATCCGGCCTGCGACTCTCTCAAGATCGTCGAAACTCGGCCCGGTCAACTGAATATCGATAGCAGTACCGGCAGGATTTGCTGCTTCCGCGAAGAAAGTGAGATCACGCACTCCCGGAAGATAACCGACTTTCTCCCGCCAAAGATCGGCCAGCTCGGGAGCACTCACGTCACGCACTTCCGGAGGCACCAGTTCGAGAGCGATTTCCCCTTGCTCGATACTCGATTCGCTAGTAGATCCACCTGGTCCCGCTTCCTGAAATTGAGATCCTCCCAGTGAGATCGAGAGATAACGGATCGGATCGCGTAAGCCCTGCTCCTGGAGGTCTTCACGAACTTCGTCCAACGCATTCGACAACCGTTTCATATTGGCCTCGGTCATCGAATAGGGAGAGCCTTCCGGCATGTTCATCAGTGCGAGAATGTAGTCGGAGGGGACCGGGGCCAAAAAGATGAACCGCACAATACCGCCTCCTACCAGACCGATTATCAGAATCAGGGTGGCAATAAAAATTGAGGCGGTTAGATACCTCCACCTCATTGCGACAGCCAGGAGGGGACGGTAGATGTTCTGAACGAAGTTTTCGAGACCATCTGCGACGGCAAGCTGTAGACGTCTCACCTTTCCGATCTTTTCGCGGTCCCGATTCCCTACGTTGCAAAGACTCAGGTGGTAGGGAAGGACCAGCTTACTTTGAACGAGGGAAAAGAGCAAAGCGGGGATAACAACCGCTGGTATTCCAAAAAACAATTTTCCGAATACGCCGGGGATGAAGAAGATCGGGCAGAAAGCGACAACTGTGGTGAGGACGGCAAAGGTGACTGGGACGGCAACCAGGTGTGTTCCCCGAATAGCGCTTTCGACGCCAGCACCGTTCTTCTGGAACTCGGAGAAGACGCTCTCGCCAACGATAATCGCATCGTCCACTACGATACCGAGTACGAGAATGAAACCGAACAAGGTGACCAAATTGATAGTCTGTCCCAAAACGGGCATTACCAAAATGGTGGCGAGAAATGAGATGGGGATTCCGATGCTCACGAACAAGGCGAGCGACGGGCGTAGGAAGAGGGTGAGCACACCGAGCACGAGAAGGAAACCAACCACTCCGTTTGTGATCAGAAGGTCGAGACGGTCTCGCAGATAGACAGAGAAGTCTCTCCAGACGTCAATACTCACCCCTTCGGGCAAACGTAGTTTTTCTTCGGCAACGTAATTTTCGATCTGACGGCTGATGTTGAGAGGATTCTGATTCCCAACTTCGAAGATCCGGACCATAGCGGCAGGAGAGCCATCAAATCTTGTAATGAGCGGATCGACGGTGAATCCGTCGACTACCGTTGCAACATCACGAACCCGAATAATGGCTCCACTTGGATCAGAGAGTAGGACAATATCACCAATGGATTCGCTGTCTTTGGCTAAGGTATTGGCTCGGAGAAGGATTTGCCCTTGCTCCGCTTGGATGGTTCCTCCCGGGAGGTCGAGAGAGGCGGAGCGCAGTTCATCCGCAACGTCATTAAAGGTTAGTCCAAATTCGCGGAGGCGGGCTTCATCGACCTCGACTGAAATTTCGTAGTCCCGGACTCCCTTCACGGATGCTGAAGAAACACCAGGGAGAAGAGTAACCTCATCGCGCACTCGTTCAGCAATCGATTTCAGACTTCGTTCGGTAAGTTCTCCGTGGATAGCGATGGTGATCGTGTCCCGTTGAATTTCCGGCTGCTCGACAATTGGCTCCTCTGCTTCGTCAGGGAAATTGTCAATGGCATCAATCCGAACCTTAATCCGGTCGAGTAAGTTCTGAACGGAGACTCCTCGTTCCACTTCGGCAACAACAGTTCCAAGACCCTCCTCTGCGGTGGATGTGAGTTTCTTAATCCCTTCGAGGTCTTGGATTTCCTCTTCAATCCGGAGGCAGATCCCATCTTCAACGTCCTCGGGCGCTGCGCCGGGATAAGGGACAGCAACCAAAACAACTTCCAGCTCGAACTTGGGGAATAGCTCTAACTTGATCGCCGTGGCCACCAACAGACCACCAACGGTAAGGATGATGGCGAGAAGATTGGCGGCAACGCCGTTACGCGCAAACCAAGCGATCATGAACCGTTGTCTTCGATACGAACGGGCATTCCGGGAACG
This window encodes:
- a CDS encoding efflux RND transporter permease subunit; its protein translation is MIAWFARNGVAANLLAIILTVGGLLVATAIKLELFPKFELEVVLVAVPYPGAAPEDVEDGICLRIEEEIQDLEGIKKLTSTAEEGLGTVVAEVERGVSVQNLLDRIKVRIDAIDNFPDEAEEPIVEQPEIQRDTITIAIHGELTERSLKSIAERVRDEVTLLPGVSSASVKGVRDYEISVEVDEARLREFGLTFNDVADELRSASLDLPGGTIQAEQGQILLRANTLAKDSESIGDIVLLSDPSGAIIRVRDVATVVDGFTVDPLITRFDGSPAAMVRIFEVGNQNPLNISRQIENYVAEEKLRLPEGVSIDVWRDFSVYLRDRLDLLITNGVVGFLLVLGVLTLFLRPSLALFVSIGIPISFLATILVMPVLGQTINLVTLFGFILVLGIVVDDAIIVGESVFSEFQKNGAGVESAIRGTHLVAVPVTFAVLTTVVAFCPIFFIPGVFGKLFFGIPAVVIPALLFSLVQSKLVLPYHLSLCNVGNRDREKIGKVRRLQLAVADGLENFVQNIYRPLLAVAMRWRYLTASIFIATLILIIGLVGGGIVRFIFLAPVPSDYILALMNMPEGSPYSMTEANMKRLSNALDEVREDLQEQGLRDPIRYLSISLGGSQFQEAGPGGSTSESSIEQGEIALELVPPEVRDVSAPELADLWREKVGYLPGVRDLTFFAEAANPAGTAIDIQLTGPSFDDLERVAGRIQNQLATYVGIFDIRNSYAVSKDEINLKILPSARTSGLTQTDIARQVRGAFFGDEVQRIQRGRDEIKIMVRYPEKERGELATLENMWVRNAQGDPMPLRNAADLEMGEGFSEIRRVNRQRAVNIFADADDATASVNDVLKDLQETIFPDLQREFPSVNITFEGERREQADIFANMGKGAVLAALVIYALLAIPFRSYSQPLIVMSVIPFGIVGAIAGHLLTGQDFSILSILGLVALSGVVVNDSLVLVDYINKQVRSGEPLLDAVRNSGARRFRPVLLTSLTTFVGLVPILLETNLQAQFLIPMATSLAFGILYATFITLFLVPAVYLILEDIKNLFRSNTSG